A stretch of Mustela nigripes isolate SB6536 chromosome 6, MUSNIG.SB6536, whole genome shotgun sequence DNA encodes these proteins:
- the PHLDA1 gene encoding pleckstrin homology-like domain family A member 1 produces MRRAPAAERLSELGFPPRCGRQEPPFPLGVTRGWGGWPIQKRREGAPPVPFGERSQEDGRGPEVRSSGTLWRIRTRLPACRDPEPPPPPPPLCFLRVSLLCALRAGGRGSRWGEDGARLLLLPPARAAGSGEAEPSGAPPYAGRMLESSGCKALKEGVLEKRSDGLLQLWKKKCCILTEEGLLLIPPKQLQHQQQQQQPGQGPAEPSQSGGQSVASLEPPVKLKELHFSNMKTVDCVERKGKYMYFTVVMAEGKEIDFRCPQDQGWNAEITLQMVQYKNRQAILAVKSTRQKQQHLVQQQPPQPQLQPQPQPQPQSQSQSQPQPHPKPQPQPQPQPQPQPQRQPQPQPQPQQLHPCPHPHPHPHPHAHPQQLPHSHQPPLSQPHGHRLLRSTSNSA; encoded by the coding sequence ATGAGGCGTGCGCCGGCGGCAGAGCGCCTTTCCGAGCTGGGCTTTCCCCCGCGGTGCGGGCGCCAAGAGCCGCCTTTTCCGCTGGGTGTcactcgggggtggggggggtggcccATTCAAAAGCGCCGTGAGGGGGCCCCGCCAGTGCCCTTCGGTGAGCGCTCGCAAGAGGACGGCAGAGGCCCGGAGGTTCGCAGCTCCGGGACCTTGTGGCGCATCAGGACGCGGCTGCCGGCTTGCCGGGACCCTgagccgccgcctccgccgccgccgctctGCTTCCTGCGTGTTAGCCTCCTCTGCGCGCTCCGGGCGGGCGGCCGCGGGAGCCGCTGGGGCGAGGACGGCgcgcggctgctgctgctgcccccgGCTCGGGCGGCTGGAAGTGGAGAGGCCGAGCCGAGCGGCGCTCCTCCCTATGCCGGGAGGATGTTGGAGAGCAGTGGCTGCAAAGCGCTGAAGGAGGGTGTGTTGGAGAAGCGCAGCGACGGGTTGCTGCAGCTCTGGAAGAAAAAGTGCTGCATCCTCACCGAGGAGGGGCTGCTGCTTATCCCGCCCAAGCAGCTGCaacaccagcagcagcagcaacagcctGGGCAGGGGCCGGCCGAACCGTCCCAATCGGGAGGGCAGTCCGTGGCCAGCCTCGAGCCGCCAGTCAAGCTCAAGGAATTGCACTTTTCCAACATGAAGACCGTGGACTGCGTGGAGCGCAAGGGCAAGTATATGTACTTCACTGTGGTGATGGCCGAAGGCAAGGAGATCGACTTTCGGTGCCCGCAGGACCAGGGCTGGAACGCCGAGATTACGCTGCAGATGGTGCAGTACAAGAACCGTCAGGCTATCCTGGCGGTCAAGTCCACGCGGCAGAAGCAGCAGCACCTGGTTCAGCAGCAGCCCCCGCAGCCGCAGCTTCAACCCCaaccccagcctcagccccagtCACAGTCTCAGTCTCAGCCGCAGCCCCATcccaagccccagccccagccccagccccagcctcagcctcagccccagcgtcagccccagcctcagccccagccTCAGCAGCTCCACCCGTGTCCGCATCCGCATCCGCATCCGCACCCACACGCGCACCCACAACAACTACCGCACTCGCATCAACCGCCGCTCTCGCAGCCGCACGGCCACCGGCTTCTCCGCAGCACCTCCAACTCTGCCTGA